Proteins from a genomic interval of Methanofollis formosanus:
- a CDS encoding U32 family peptidase, translating into MHTKPRAITELLAPAGSWEALVAAVAAGADAVYLGGTHFSARQFAANFDDAALKEAVTYAHARGVRVYVTVNTLLHDTELPGAARYLLFLYEIGVDAVLVQDVGLLRLARALVPDLPIHASTQMAVTSEEGVRWAAAHGIERVVLARELPLAEVEGMRAAVEETGIGLEVFLHGALCYAYSGQCLLSSVIGGRSGNRGACAQPCRKPYTLLRGDLDLYGRPVGFRPVRLPDAYRLSTRDICLYPALEEVVRAPVASLKIEGRMKTPAYVATVVSVYRRALDALAAGDPLPDPIAAERDLALAFTRGFTGGYLCGERHRGVIGPERPDNRGVALGTVTAFSDRWMEATVALATGDLLPENGDGLAVRWPGGEFGLVVRGTPRVRDGTLRLRFPQPAPIGAEVVVTRRAALEAQAAETVRVGRPCVRIDATVTWDEGGTPVVAGLCTPPRGEAAAFRVRADEPMGRARTRPLGVDVVRDHLGRTGGTQFFIGRLDLRYPGGLFAPASYLNALRRQVLAAAASALVEAARPTAEAVAAARERLAALLPGLKGSAAPDPAVRPALAVLTDTPEGVSAVADAGADLICFEPSPSACRPGSFEAAVGTAGDRPLIWKWPRIVTRTFLDAAIPLLPAAHAAGIAGVMVEGHGCADAVRRTVPGMPLYGGAGLNIWNHAAVAAHADFAILTLSPELSGEEVRTLAARVPAGSPALALLVQGTVEAAVTEDCPPATALGCPAGCSSGKSWALKDERGRVFPLRPAGACRTAIGNAVETCLIDYLPDLAGAGIATFIIDARWRGPAYAGEMTGLYREALGGPRNRADLDRLKTAIKTRALGGITAASYLYGTGDGSKKKDRR; encoded by the coding sequence ATGCACACGAAACCGAGAGCAATCACCGAACTCCTCGCCCCCGCAGGTTCATGGGAGGCCCTTGTTGCCGCGGTCGCCGCCGGAGCCGATGCGGTGTACCTCGGCGGGACACATTTCTCTGCGCGCCAGTTCGCCGCCAACTTCGACGATGCCGCCCTGAAAGAGGCGGTGACCTATGCCCATGCCCGCGGCGTCAGAGTCTACGTGACCGTCAACACCCTCCTCCACGACACCGAACTCCCGGGGGCTGCGAGGTATCTTCTCTTCCTGTACGAGATCGGGGTCGACGCCGTCCTGGTCCAGGACGTCGGGTTGCTCCGGCTTGCCAGAGCGCTCGTCCCCGACCTCCCCATCCATGCCTCGACGCAGATGGCCGTCACCAGCGAAGAGGGGGTGCGCTGGGCCGCGGCGCACGGGATCGAGCGGGTCGTCCTGGCCCGCGAGCTCCCGCTCGCCGAGGTGGAGGGGATGCGGGCCGCGGTCGAGGAGACCGGGATTGGGCTGGAGGTATTCCTCCACGGTGCCCTCTGTTATGCTTACTCGGGCCAGTGCCTCCTCTCGTCGGTGATCGGTGGCCGGAGCGGGAACCGCGGTGCCTGCGCTCAGCCCTGCCGGAAGCCCTACACCCTGCTCCGTGGCGACCTCGATCTCTACGGCCGTCCGGTGGGGTTCAGGCCGGTCAGGCTCCCCGACGCCTACCGCCTCTCCACGCGCGACATCTGCCTGTACCCGGCCCTCGAGGAGGTCGTCCGCGCCCCGGTGGCCTCCCTCAAGATCGAGGGGCGGATGAAGACCCCGGCATATGTGGCCACCGTCGTCTCGGTCTACCGCCGTGCCCTCGACGCCCTGGCCGCCGGCGACCCCCTCCCCGACCCCATCGCCGCCGAGCGCGACCTGGCCCTCGCCTTCACCCGCGGGTTTACGGGGGGTTACCTCTGCGGCGAGCGGCATCGCGGGGTGATCGGGCCTGAACGCCCCGACAACCGCGGGGTGGCCCTCGGCACGGTCACGGCCTTCTCGGACCGGTGGATGGAGGCGACCGTCGCGCTGGCCACCGGCGACCTCCTCCCCGAGAACGGCGACGGCCTCGCGGTCAGGTGGCCGGGCGGGGAGTTCGGGCTGGTGGTGCGCGGGACGCCCAGGGTGCGCGACGGCACCCTCAGGCTCAGGTTCCCGCAGCCCGCCCCTATCGGTGCGGAGGTCGTGGTCACCCGCCGGGCCGCCTTGGAAGCGCAGGCGGCAGAGACGGTCCGTGTCGGGCGGCCGTGCGTCAGGATCGACGCCACCGTCACCTGGGATGAGGGCGGCACCCCGGTGGTGGCCGGGCTCTGCACCCCGCCCCGCGGCGAGGCGGCGGCCTTCCGCGTCCGGGCCGACGAACCGATGGGCCGGGCCAGGACCAGACCGCTCGGCGTTGATGTGGTCCGGGATCATCTCGGCAGGACCGGCGGCACCCAGTTCTTCATCGGCCGCCTCGACCTCCGGTATCCCGGCGGCCTCTTCGCCCCGGCCTCCTACCTCAACGCCCTCCGCCGGCAGGTGCTGGCCGCTGCTGCCTCGGCGCTGGTCGAAGCTGCGCGGCCGACGGCCGAAGCGGTCGCCGCCGCCCGAGAGCGTCTGGCCGCGCTCCTCCCCGGCCTGAAGGGGAGCGCCGCCCCTGACCCCGCAGTGCGCCCGGCCCTCGCCGTGCTCACCGACACCCCCGAAGGAGTATCCGCGGTCGCCGACGCCGGGGCAGATCTGATCTGTTTCGAACCCTCGCCGTCGGCGTGCCGCCCTGGGTCCTTCGAGGCGGCGGTCGGAACCGCCGGCGACCGCCCCCTGATCTGGAAATGGCCGCGGATCGTCACCCGCACCTTCCTGGACGCCGCGATCCCCCTCCTCCCTGCCGCCCATGCCGCCGGTATCGCCGGCGTGATGGTCGAGGGACACGGGTGCGCCGACGCCGTACGCCGAACCGTGCCAGGGATGCCCCTCTATGGCGGGGCCGGGCTGAACATCTGGAACCACGCTGCCGTCGCCGCCCACGCCGACTTTGCCATCCTAACCCTCTCACCCGAACTCTCAGGCGAGGAGGTCCGTACCCTCGCCGCCCGCGTTCCTGCCGGATCTCCGGCCCTTGCCCTTCTCGTCCAGGGAACCGTGGAGGCCGCGGTCACCGAAGACTGTCCCCCCGCCACCGCCCTCGGCTGCCCGGCCGGGTGTAGCAGCGGAAAGTCCTGGGCGCTCAAGGACGAACGGGGCCGGGTCTTCCCGCTCAGGCCCGCCGGTGCGTGCCGGACCGCGATCGGCAACGCCGTCGAAACCTGTCTCATCGACTACCTCCCTGACCTTGCCGGCGCCGGGATCGCGACCTTCATCATCGACGCCAGGTGGCGCGGCCCCGCCTATGCCGGGGAGATGACCGGGCTGTACCGCGAGGCCCTCGGCGGCCCGAGAAACCGGGCCGACCTCGACCGCCTCAAAACAGCGATCAAAACACGTGCCCTTGGCGGGATCACCGCCGCTTCATACCTCTATGGCACCGGTGACGGGTCGAAAAAAAAGGATCGCCGATAG
- a CDS encoding chorismate mutase codes for MTIEEVREEIDRIDAGIIDLIAARQAAAVRMAHEKYLAGAAVRDERRREALLKKVFEIAVEKQVDPVQVRRIFEILIDMSEERQREWTGEGNLP; via the coding sequence ATGACGATCGAGGAGGTCAGGGAGGAGATCGACCGGATCGATGCCGGAATCATCGACCTCATCGCGGCGCGCCAGGCGGCGGCGGTGCGGATGGCCCATGAGAAATATCTGGCCGGGGCGGCGGTGCGGGACGAGAGACGGCGGGAGGCCCTGCTGAAGAAGGTCTTTGAAATAGCGGTGGAGAAGCAGGTCGACCCGGTGCAGGTGCGCCGGATCTTCGAGATCCTGATCGATATGAGCGAGGAACGGCAGCGGGAGTGGACCGGGGAGGGGAACCTGCCGTGA
- a CDS encoding peptidase M50, producing the protein MLERIPQRERRDLLVAWAAIAVAFTFLYIRDFANPVGLLIVFVLSLLTVGIGFVLHELAHKFAAMHFGYWAEFQKDNVMLLMAVILAALVGVVFAAPGATMIYGATTRRENGIISAAGPATNLGLCALFAGVFFAGLSLSSYWVVVLGAMGVQINAMLAAFNMLPVSVLDGRKVLAWNKGVFAVLFVASFGAVIAALTFL; encoded by the coding sequence ATGCTTGAGAGAATCCCGCAGCGCGAACGGCGGGACCTGCTCGTGGCCTGGGCGGCGATCGCCGTCGCCTTCACGTTCCTCTATATCCGGGACTTCGCCAACCCGGTGGGGCTCCTCATCGTCTTCGTCCTCTCCCTCCTCACCGTCGGGATCGGTTTCGTCCTCCACGAGCTCGCCCACAAGTTCGCCGCGATGCACTTCGGCTACTGGGCCGAGTTTCAGAAAGACAACGTCATGCTCCTGATGGCCGTCATCCTCGCCGCCCTCGTCGGCGTCGTCTTTGCCGCACCGGGCGCCACCATGATCTACGGCGCCACCACCCGCCGGGAGAACGGCATCATCTCGGCCGCCGGCCCGGCAACTAACCTCGGGCTCTGCGCCCTCTTTGCCGGCGTCTTCTTTGCGGGCCTGAGCCTCTCGTCCTACTGGGTCGTGGTCCTCGGGGCGATGGGCGTCCAGATCAACGCCATGCTCGCCGCCTTCAACATGCTTCCGGTGAGCGTGCTCGACGGCAGAAAAGTGCTCGCGTGGAACAAAGGGGTCTTTGCCGTCCTCTTCGTCGCCTCGTTCGGGGCGGTCATCGCCGCGTTGACGTTCCTGTAG
- a CDS encoding flavodoxin family protein — translation MTVKVLGISGSPHRHGNTETLLDAFLEGAEEAGGEVEKVVLRELKYSACRGCNACHTQGVCVVKDDLTILFKKIEEADVLAVASPIYSMGITADLKGLIDRAQFLWARKFVIKDLYFTDEHMRAHKGIFISTAGQKWDYVFDSAYPMVTAFFNGTGFEYYDNVIANNMDEYGGIRGHPTALTEAKEKGKEVVGEVVSILTTGTSTRR, via the coding sequence ATGACTGTTAAGGTGCTCGGGATCTCGGGCAGTCCGCACCGGCACGGCAACACCGAGACCCTCCTTGACGCCTTCCTGGAGGGGGCGGAGGAGGCGGGTGGCGAGGTCGAGAAGGTGGTGCTCAGGGAACTGAAGTACTCGGCCTGCCGTGGCTGCAATGCCTGCCACACCCAGGGGGTCTGCGTCGTGAAGGACGACCTTACCATACTTTTCAAAAAGATCGAGGAAGCCGATGTCCTGGCTGTCGCCTCCCCGATCTACTCGATGGGGATCACCGCCGACCTGAAGGGGCTCATCGATCGAGCGCAGTTCCTCTGGGCGCGGAAGTTCGTGATCAAAGACCTCTACTTCACCGACGAGCATATGCGGGCGCACAAGGGGATCTTCATCTCGACGGCAGGGCAGAAGTGGGACTATGTCTTCGACTCGGCCTATCCGATGGTGACGGCGTTTTTCAATGGGACGGGGTTCGAGTATTACGACAATGTCATCGCAAACAACATGGACGAGTACGGCGGGATCCGCGGCCACCCGACCGCACTGACCGAGGCAAAAGAGAAAGGAAAGGAGGTAGTCGGGGAGGTCGTGTCTATCCTGACTACAGGAACGTCAACGCGGCGATGA
- a CDS encoding flavodoxin family protein, giving the protein MVLHVLAIAGSPRRHGNSETLLDWVIAAMQAEGGAGIKVEKVALNEVTVEPCRGCNACEQLNRCVQRDDLDWLGQKLLDADCVMLAAPIYCMGVCAQAKALIDRAQVFRSRKYVLHLPVVPPERKGKRLGVFLSTAGQTWEHVFDAAVPAVKCFYHVMEIKNADISYLMVKGVDHAGEVEEHPSAAADAAALGKDLVRELRRRFGDDC; this is encoded by the coding sequence ATGGTGCTCCATGTCCTCGCCATCGCCGGCAGCCCGCGCCGGCACGGCAACTCCGAGACCCTGCTCGACTGGGTGATCGCCGCCATGCAGGCCGAAGGTGGGGCCGGGATCAAGGTCGAGAAGGTCGCCCTCAACGAGGTGACGGTCGAACCGTGCCGGGGGTGTAATGCCTGCGAGCAGTTGAACCGGTGCGTGCAGCGCGACGATCTCGACTGGCTCGGCCAAAAACTCCTGGACGCCGACTGTGTCATGCTTGCCGCCCCGATCTACTGCATGGGTGTCTGCGCCCAGGCCAAGGCGCTCATCGACCGGGCCCAGGTCTTTCGGTCGCGCAAATATGTCCTTCACCTGCCTGTGGTCCCGCCCGAGCGGAAAGGGAAACGCCTGGGAGTCTTTCTCTCGACGGCCGGGCAGACCTGGGAGCATGTCTTCGACGCGGCGGTGCCGGCGGTGAAGTGTTTTTATCATGTGATGGAGATCAAGAACGCCGATATTTCGTACCTGATGGTGAAGGGGGTGGACCATGCCGGCGAGGTGGAAGAGCATCCGTCGGCGGCGGCCGATGCGGCGGCGCTGGGAAAAGACCTGGTCAGGGAACTGAGGAGGCGGTTCGGCGATGACTGTTAA
- a CDS encoding PAS domain S-box protein: METIQKGASVLIVGKSPRPRTEEAPVTIVPGPDEALAELDRQRYEVVIAPLEETGPDFFEQVLRSETPPDLLVVPSEGDRSVVVETRPGGGMAGGTGEMVRAALQAYEGRRAGEALKERERQLTTLMANLPGMVYRCKNDLAYTMEFVSEGSGEVLGYTPEDLVMNRRVSYGDLIREEDRDYVWEEIQSAVQRGTAFRVTYRVTTADGSERWVWEQGRGVMGPDGSLVALEGFITDITARVTAEKELKRREVVQKAILDNIPDYAWLKDREGRYIAVNRAFEELAGRRREEIVGHTDREVWPAHLAERYREEDREVMASGIRRFLVEPLRRADGLETWVETVKTPITGPDGTIVGTTGIGRDVTKRMAMEDALRRSEEKYRVFLENFQGIAFRATPALSPAHIFGDVEGMTGYTAETFLSGEMDWREVVHPDDRKAFETFVTDLLAKHGAGALDFKIVRKDGTLRWVHEQIQTILDAQGEPAALQGSLYDITARKVAEEKARDLAKFPEESPEPILRVRGDGTVLYANPASRPLMDLWGIREGGMVPEELWTFVRESFGAGEGRQRDFQIDGSDYSVTCVPVPEGEYANLYATDITERKAMETAVHEANRKLNLLNSVLRHDLLNQLTVLQGYLELARQSGEAGEYLEKIAGASERIRRQVDFTRDYQELGVKGPIWQGVREEIENAFAALSPSDLALTIEVPPDLEVLADPLLERVFYNLLDNSIRHGRGASKARVHVVPAGDGVTIVYEDNGVGIPEGQKDQVFRYGAGHGTGLGLFLSREVLALTGLAIVENGREGEGARFEIRVPVGRFWYREEA; the protein is encoded by the coding sequence ATGGAGACGATACAGAAAGGGGCCAGCGTCCTGATCGTCGGGAAGAGCCCCAGGCCCCGGACAGAGGAGGCCCCGGTCACGATTGTCCCGGGGCCTGATGAAGCGCTGGCCGAACTCGATCGCCAGCGTTACGAGGTCGTCATCGCCCCGCTCGAAGAGACGGGGCCGGACTTTTTCGAGCAGGTGCTCAGGAGCGAGACGCCGCCCGACCTGCTGGTCGTTCCCTCGGAGGGCGACCGGTCGGTGGTCGTCGAGACACGACCGGGCGGCGGGATGGCGGGCGGAACCGGCGAAATGGTGCGAGCGGCCTTGCAGGCGTACGAAGGGCGCCGCGCCGGCGAGGCCCTCAAAGAGCGGGAGCGGCAGCTCACCACCCTGATGGCCAACCTGCCCGGGATGGTCTACCGGTGCAAGAACGATCTCGCGTACACGATGGAGTTCGTGAGCGAAGGGAGCGGAGAGGTGCTCGGCTATACCCCCGAAGACCTTGTCATGAACCGCCGGGTCTCGTACGGCGACCTGATCAGAGAGGAAGACCGCGACTATGTCTGGGAGGAGATCCAGTCGGCGGTACAGAGAGGGACGGCCTTCAGGGTGACCTACCGCGTCACGACCGCCGACGGGAGCGAACGATGGGTCTGGGAACAGGGGCGGGGAGTCATGGGGCCCGACGGTTCCCTCGTCGCCCTCGAAGGGTTCATCACCGACATCACCGCGCGGGTGACGGCCGAGAAGGAACTCAAGCGGCGCGAGGTGGTGCAGAAGGCGATCCTGGACAATATCCCCGACTATGCCTGGCTCAAAGACCGGGAAGGTCGATACATTGCCGTCAACCGGGCGTTCGAGGAACTTGCCGGACGCAGGCGCGAAGAGATCGTCGGGCATACCGACCGGGAGGTCTGGCCGGCGCACCTGGCCGAACGATACCGCGAGGAGGACCGGGAGGTGATGGCGTCAGGGATACGGCGGTTCCTGGTCGAACCCCTGAGGCGGGCCGATGGCCTCGAGACCTGGGTCGAGACGGTGAAGACCCCGATCACCGGGCCGGACGGGACGATCGTCGGGACCACCGGGATCGGGCGGGACGTCACCAAACGGATGGCGATGGAGGACGCCCTCAGGCGGAGCGAGGAGAAGTACCGCGTCTTCCTGGAGAACTTCCAGGGAATCGCCTTCAGGGCGACGCCCGCCCTCAGTCCGGCCCATATCTTCGGGGACGTCGAGGGAATGACCGGGTATACCGCCGAAACGTTCCTCTCAGGAGAGATGGACTGGCGCGAGGTCGTCCACCCGGACGACCGCAAGGCCTTCGAGACCTTTGTCACCGACCTCCTTGCGAAGCATGGGGCCGGGGCCCTGGACTTCAAGATCGTCAGGAAGGACGGAACACTGCGATGGGTCCACGAACAGATCCAGACGATCCTGGACGCACAGGGAGAACCTGCAGCCCTGCAGGGTTCCCTGTACGACATCACCGCACGAAAAGTTGCCGAAGAGAAGGCACGAGACCTGGCAAAGTTCCCGGAAGAGTCGCCCGAACCGATACTGAGGGTACGGGGCGACGGGACGGTGCTCTACGCAAACCCGGCGAGCCGGCCGCTCATGGACCTCTGGGGGATCCGGGAGGGCGGCATGGTACCCGAGGAACTCTGGACCTTTGTCAGGGAGTCCTTCGGCGCGGGAGAGGGGCGGCAACGGGACTTCCAGATCGACGGCTCCGACTATTCGGTCACCTGCGTCCCGGTACCGGAGGGGGAGTATGCAAACCTTTACGCGACCGATATCACCGAACGCAAGGCGATGGAGACGGCGGTGCATGAGGCGAACCGGAAACTCAACCTCCTCAACTCGGTCCTCCGCCACGACCTTCTCAACCAGCTCACGGTCCTCCAGGGCTACCTCGAACTTGCCCGTCAGAGTGGCGAGGCAGGTGAGTACCTCGAGAAGATCGCCGGGGCCTCCGAACGGATCAGGCGGCAGGTCGATTTCACCCGCGACTACCAGGAACTCGGGGTGAAGGGGCCGATCTGGCAGGGTGTCAGGGAGGAGATCGAGAATGCTTTCGCCGCACTCTCCCCTTCCGACCTCGCCCTGACAATCGAGGTGCCCCCGGACCTCGAGGTCCTCGCCGACCCGCTCCTCGAACGGGTCTTCTACAACTTGCTCGACAACTCAATCCGCCACGGCAGGGGGGCGAGCAAGGCCCGCGTCCATGTCGTGCCCGCAGGGGACGGCGTCACGATCGTCTACGAGGACAACGGTGTCGGGATCCCGGAAGGGCAAAAAGATCAGGTCTTCAGGTACGGCGCCGGCCACGGTACCGGCCTGGGGCTTTTCCTTTCGCGCGAGGTCCTCGCCCTGACCGGGCTTGCGATCGTCGAGAACGGACGGGAGGGCGAGGGAGCACGCTTTGAGATCAGGGTCCCGGTCGGCCGATTCTGGTATCGGGAGGAGGCCTGA
- a CDS encoding peroxiredoxin produces MEESHSFPILGEETPDFEVLTTQGPLKLSDLRGKWVVLFSHPADFTPVCTTEFMALAQANDELQRLNVQLIGLSIDSVHSHLAWVRNIEEKMGVQIPFPIIADLDMQVARKFGMIHPGQSSTATVRTVFFIDPDGKMRAMIYYPLSNGRYIPEIVRLVKALQVTDRHGVATPANWQPGEKVVVPPPKTAEEMDRREKEGYDCKDWYLCFKEI; encoded by the coding sequence ATGGAGGAGAGCCACTCCTTCCCCATCCTCGGGGAGGAAACGCCCGATTTTGAGGTCTTGACCACCCAGGGCCCGCTGAAACTCTCTGACCTCCGGGGCAAATGGGTCGTGCTCTTCTCGCATCCGGCCGACTTCACGCCGGTCTGCACGACCGAGTTCATGGCCCTGGCACAGGCGAACGACGAACTCCAGCGCCTGAACGTGCAGTTGATCGGACTTTCCATCGACAGCGTCCACTCCCATCTCGCCTGGGTCAGGAACATCGAGGAGAAGATGGGAGTACAGATCCCCTTCCCGATCATCGCCGATCTGGACATGCAGGTGGCGCGAAAGTTCGGGATGATCCATCCCGGCCAGAGCAGCACGGCGACGGTGCGTACGGTCTTTTTCATCGACCCCGATGGAAAGATGCGGGCGATGATCTACTACCCGCTCAGCAACGGGCGGTATATCCCCGAGATCGTCAGACTGGTCAAGGCTCTCCAGGTCACGGACCGGCATGGGGTGGCGACGCCGGCAAACTGGCAGCCCGGCGAGAAGGTTGTCGTCCCACCGCCAAAGACGGCGGAAGAGATGGATCGGCGAGAAAAAGAGGGGTACGACTGCAAGGACTGGTACCTCTGTTTCAAGGAGATCTGA
- a CDS encoding carboxymuconolactone decarboxylase family protein yields the protein MEQKLKDLEEKIGKVPKIFAELKEMEPDLYEKVMGLDQMVWADGALSKQTKKVLAIAIAASLRDRHAVRAQMAGAKNLGVKKEAIEEGLRVAFLLAGMPAYVYGKAALEEFMD from the coding sequence ATGGAACAGAAACTGAAAGACCTGGAAGAGAAGATTGGGAAGGTGCCCAAGATCTTTGCTGAGCTCAAGGAGATGGAACCCGACCTCTATGAGAAGGTGATGGGCCTGGACCAGATGGTGTGGGCAGACGGGGCGCTCTCCAAACAGACGAAAAAAGTGCTCGCGATCGCGATCGCCGCGTCGCTGCGCGACCGCCACGCGGTCAGGGCCCAGATGGCCGGGGCGAAGAACCTTGGCGTGAAGAAAGAAGCGATCGAGGAGGGACTGCGGGTCGCATTCCTCCTGGCCGGGATGCCAGCCTATGTCTATGGGAAAGCGGCACTTGAGGAGTTCATGGACTAG
- a CDS encoding desulfoferrodoxin FeS4 iron-binding domain-containing protein: MANVEEVGQVFLCEICGNVVEVKEVGGGELVCCGEPMVLRE, encoded by the coding sequence ATGGCCAATGTCGAAGAAGTAGGGCAGGTCTTCCTCTGTGAGATCTGCGGGAACGTGGTCGAAGTCAAAGAAGTCGGAGGAGGAGAACTGGTCTGCTGTGGCGAACCGATGGTCCTCCGGGAGTGA
- a CDS encoding zinc ribbon-containing protein has protein sequence MTAEEPTSVKAGERVGPGRYICIDCGRELKVTEAEKDLVKCPSCACEEYQCFPMTHIRPDIKTPEDAIHPPKRK, from the coding sequence ATGACAGCAGAGGAACCGACGAGCGTGAAAGCCGGGGAGCGGGTGGGCCCCGGCAGGTATATCTGCATCGACTGCGGGCGGGAACTGAAGGTGACCGAGGCCGAGAAAGACCTGGTCAAGTGTCCCAGTTGTGCCTGCGAGGAGTATCAGTGCTTCCCCATGACTCACATCAGACCTGACATCAAGACACCCGAGGACGCCATCCACCCCCCGAAACGGAAGTGA
- a CDS encoding flavodoxin family protein, with product MPGKIIALLGSPVRGGNTAYLFNKAVKGAEDGGCEVEKVTVPFLNFQPCMEILHCMAHEDCQMQDELTPYYQKFREMDGLIIATPIMTMGIPGKLKSFMDRFQVFYMAKYMRNNSFITPEHRARRKTLFICISGMDLPDNFDGALQTTQAFCEIIDCPYWDGVFQRDMDHVRDIRTRPEVVEAAYEKGKELCRQVRRED from the coding sequence ATGCCCGGAAAGATCATCGCTCTTCTGGGGAGTCCGGTGAGGGGGGGCAACACCGCGTATCTCTTCAACAAAGCGGTAAAAGGGGCCGAGGATGGGGGGTGCGAGGTCGAGAAGGTGACGGTTCCCTTTCTCAACTTCCAGCCCTGTATGGAGATCCTTCACTGTATGGCCCATGAGGATTGCCAGATGCAGGACGAGCTCACGCCCTATTATCAGAAGTTCCGTGAGATGGACGGGCTGATCATCGCCACGCCGATCATGACGATGGGCATCCCCGGCAAACTCAAGTCGTTCATGGATCGCTTCCAGGTCTTTTATATGGCCAAATATATGCGGAACAACTCATTCATCACACCCGAACATCGGGCGAGGAGGAAGACGCTCTTCATCTGCATTTCAGGGATGGACCTGCCCGACAATTTCGACGGGGCGCTCCAGACGACGCAGGCCTTCTGCGAGATCATCGACTGTCCGTACTGGGACGGGGTCTTTCAGCGAGATATGGACCATGTCAGGGATATCAGGACGCGTCCCGAGGTGGTCGAGGCGGCGTACGAGAAAGGAAAAGAACTCTGCCGCCAGGTCAGGAGGGAAGACTGA
- a CDS encoding cation diffusion facilitator family transporter, with translation MQYARARRVLWLILIANITVALAKAVFGLLAGSMSMVADALHSTFDSVSNIIGIAAMTVAAMPPDRNHPYGHAKFETMGTLVVGGLLLLTAYWVITEGLARITTGAAPQITTLTIGVMAATIVVNVLVAWYERRAGERLGSSFLIADSKHTQSDILVSLSVLAGFGFVCLGYPLADPLIALAIGAIIGKMGLSILKDAGMILTDAATVNCEEAVREAVTAVAGVQGYHRFRCRGGAGDLRADIHVTVDPRMSVETSHALTLEIEAAIMAAVPGMKEVIVHIEPGKEEEGGVSLPS, from the coding sequence ATGCAGTACGCACGGGCCAGGCGGGTACTCTGGCTCATCCTCATCGCCAACATCACCGTCGCCCTGGCCAAGGCGGTCTTCGGCCTCCTCGCCGGGTCGATGTCCATGGTCGCCGACGCCCTCCACTCGACCTTCGACTCGGTCTCCAACATCATCGGGATCGCCGCCATGACCGTCGCCGCCATGCCACCGGACAGGAATCACCCCTACGGCCATGCCAAGTTCGAGACCATGGGCACCCTGGTCGTCGGCGGCCTCCTCCTCCTCACCGCCTACTGGGTGATCACCGAAGGACTGGCCAGGATCACCACCGGCGCCGCTCCGCAGATCACCACGCTCACCATCGGCGTGATGGCGGCGACGATCGTCGTCAACGTCCTGGTTGCCTGGTACGAACGCCGGGCCGGCGAGCGGTTGGGAAGCAGTTTTCTCATCGCTGATTCGAAACACACCCAGAGCGACATCCTCGTCTCCCTCTCGGTCCTGGCCGGGTTCGGGTTCGTCTGTCTGGGCTACCCCCTCGCCGACCCCCTCATCGCCCTGGCCATCGGGGCGATCATCGGGAAGATGGGGCTCTCCATCCTTAAGGACGCCGGGATGATCCTCACCGACGCCGCCACCGTCAACTGCGAGGAGGCGGTGCGGGAGGCCGTGACCGCCGTCGCCGGCGTCCAGGGCTACCACCGGTTCCGGTGCCGGGGCGGCGCTGGCGACCTCCGCGCCGACATCCACGTCACCGTCGACCCCAGGATGAGTGTCGAGACCTCGCACGCCCTCACGCTTGAGATCGAAGCGGCGATCATGGCTGCCGTGCCCGGCATGAAAGAGGTGATCGTGCACATCGAACCCGGCAAGGAGGAGGAGGGCGGGGTCAGTCTTCCCTCCTGA